A single window of Granulicella mallensis MP5ACTX8 DNA harbors:
- a CDS encoding dicarboxylate/amino acid:cation symporter, translated as MAKGFSKKDLVLLGPGLAALALGAVLQLPHVHVPHDVALGMRWLGVVLLAAFAVQRRSLTPWIFVAMVAGAELGFDAPHFAVGLRVFSDIFLRLIKTIVAPLILATLVVGIAGHGDLKSVGRMGIKALVYFEVVTTLALGIGLLAINITRAGVGLSMSAATKAVQVVSAPPPTHWDDFLLHVFPENIAKSIAEGQILQVAVFAVFFGIALATLSEAKRGPVLRLCESLSEVMFRFTNVVMYFAPIGVGAAMAYTVGNMGLGVLVNLGKLLLTLYGALAMFGVLVLLPAAMLFKVPIANFIAAVAEPATIAFATATSEAALPRAMEQMEALGVPRRIVAFVIPAGYSFNLDGSTLYLAVASIFVAQAAGISMSIGQQLLMMVTLVLTSKGVAGVPRATLVVLLATASTFHLPVEPIFVILGIDALMDMARTMVNVVGNCLASVVVAKWEGVFGTELLDEVVLEGIEA; from the coding sequence ATGGCAAAAGGATTTTCAAAGAAGGATCTGGTCCTGCTCGGGCCAGGATTGGCGGCTCTGGCGCTCGGAGCGGTGTTGCAGCTTCCTCATGTACATGTGCCGCACGACGTTGCGCTGGGAATGCGTTGGCTCGGTGTAGTCTTGCTGGCGGCATTTGCTGTGCAACGGCGAAGTCTTACGCCCTGGATCTTTGTGGCGATGGTCGCCGGAGCTGAACTCGGCTTCGATGCTCCGCACTTCGCTGTGGGCCTGCGTGTGTTTTCCGATATCTTTCTACGGCTCATCAAGACCATCGTCGCTCCGTTGATCCTTGCGACGCTGGTGGTCGGCATTGCGGGACATGGCGACCTGAAGAGCGTTGGCCGCATGGGCATCAAGGCATTGGTGTACTTCGAAGTCGTTACCACACTGGCGCTGGGGATTGGGCTGCTGGCGATCAACATCACCCGGGCCGGTGTAGGGTTATCGATGTCAGCCGCAACGAAGGCAGTGCAGGTCGTGAGCGCACCGCCTCCCACGCACTGGGATGATTTTCTACTCCATGTTTTTCCTGAGAACATTGCCAAGAGCATTGCCGAAGGACAGATCCTGCAGGTTGCGGTGTTCGCTGTCTTCTTCGGCATTGCGCTGGCGACGTTGAGCGAAGCCAAGCGCGGGCCTGTGCTGCGGCTGTGCGAGAGCCTCAGCGAGGTGATGTTTCGCTTCACGAATGTAGTGATGTACTTTGCTCCGATCGGCGTGGGCGCGGCGATGGCGTATACCGTCGGCAACATGGGGCTGGGCGTACTGGTGAATCTCGGCAAACTATTGCTGACGCTCTACGGCGCGCTGGCTATGTTCGGTGTGCTGGTATTGCTTCCCGCCGCAATGCTCTTCAAGGTGCCGATTGCGAACTTCATCGCCGCAGTCGCCGAGCCGGCCACGATTGCGTTTGCGACCGCAACCAGCGAGGCCGCTTTGCCGCGTGCGATGGAGCAGATGGAGGCGCTCGGAGTTCCGCGACGCATCGTGGCATTTGTCATTCCGGCAGGTTATAGCTTCAACCTCGATGGCTCGACGTTATATCTCGCCGTGGCGAGTATCTTCGTCGCGCAGGCGGCGGGTATCTCCATGTCGATAGGTCAGCAACTACTGATGATGGTAACGCTGGTACTGACAAGCAAAGGTGTTGCGGGAGTTCCGCGAGCGACATTAGTCGTGTTGCTCGCGACGGCCTCGACGTTTCATCTGCCGGTCGAACCGATCTTTGTGATTCTTGGCATCGACGCATTGATGGATATGGCGCGAACGATGGTTAATGTCGTGGGTAACTGTCTAGCTAGTGTTGTGGTGGCGAAGTGGGAGGGTGTGTTCGGTACGGAGCTGCTGGATGAGGTAGTGCTGGAAGGAATAGAGGCGTAG